A section of the bacterium genome encodes:
- a CDS encoding 4Fe-4S binding protein, producing the protein MKKVLFFGIFLIIVGLLLGDLNFLSLNNTYGKSLSFLSPSIKNLALLKEYQFEEIEKKPFIIIVFIIFPLLFFLLFIKNKEIKLKINRWFIQWLSFVITRLGVIRVSGICPVDRTSLGVLPFLNCSSCEMAVGACPIGSLQLFFVQKKPPSFILGMLILLSLSLGRFLCGWLCPFGTISDILNKIRRPKIKIPQFLIYGKYLSLILVILAFFIPFTFCSWLCPSGLLYGLLPYYLTTGKSAFCLNPFVLYHIILGLVFLCLFILISGRLFCRILCPLGGILGLFNKVSLVRIVHNKELCKSCGICLKECPMGVDLGKGDFANLSNCIMCSKCIKLCQQKARRWSYEGKVV; encoded by the coding sequence GTAGGTCTTCTCTTAGGAGACCTTAATTTTCTCTCCTTGAATAATACCTATGGAAAATCTCTTTCCTTTCTCTCTCCCTCCATAAAAAATCTCGCCTTGCTAAAGGAATATCAATTTGAAGAGATAGAGAAAAAGCCATTTATCATTATAGTTTTTATTATCTTCCCTCTACTATTTTTCCTACTTTTTATAAAGAACAAAGAGATTAAACTTAAGATAAACAGATGGTTTATCCAATGGCTTTCCTTTGTCATTACAAGACTTGGGGTAATAAGGGTTTCTGGGATATGTCCTGTAGATAGAACAAGCCTTGGTGTTCTTCCCTTTCTTAATTGTTCTAGCTGTGAGATGGCTGTGGGTGCTTGTCCCATTGGTTCACTCCAGCTATTTTTTGTCCAAAAAAAACCGCCATCTTTTATATTAGGGATGCTCATCCTTCTTTCCCTTTCCCTCGGAAGGTTCCTTTGTGGCTGGCTATGCCCATTTGGAACAATTAGTGATATATTGAATAAGATAAGAAGACCAAAGATTAAAATTCCCCAATTTCTTATTTATGGCAAATATCTTTCTCTTATTCTTGTTATTTTAGCATTTTTTATCCCCTTTACATTCTGTTCATGGCTTTGCCCATCTGGGTTGTTATATGGGCTCCTTCCATACTATCTTACAACAGGAAAATCAGCTTTTTGTCTAAATCCCTTTGTTCTATATCATATCATTCTGGGTCTTGTTTTCCTATGTTTGTTTATCCTCATCTCAGGAAGGCTGTTTTGTCGAATTCTCTGTCCTCTGGGAGGTATATTAGGGCTTTTTAATAAGGTTTCTTTAGTTAGAATTGTCCATAATAAAGAACTTTGTAAATCCTGTGGAATCTGTCTTAAAGAATGTCCAATGGGGGTAGATTTGGGAAAAGGAGATTTTGCTAATCTTTCCAATTGCATTATGTGTTCAAAATGTATTAAACTATGTCAACAAAAGGCAAGGAGGTGGTCTTATGAAGGAAAGGTCGTTTGA